The following are encoded in a window of Flavobacterium cupriresistens genomic DNA:
- a CDS encoding NAD(P)/FAD-dependent oxidoreductase: protein MIKTDILIIGAGPTGLFAVFEAGLLKLKCHILDALPQAGGQLSELYPKKPIYDIPGFPEVLAGDLIDNLQEQIKQFEPGYTLGERAETIEKQEDGSFIVTSNKGTRFHAPVIAIAGGLGSFEPRKPLIEDIEFYEDKGVKYFIKNPEKFRDKKVVIAGGGDSALDWSIFLANVASEVTLIHRRNEFRGALDSVEKVQELKTAGKIKLITPAEVIGINGAEHVESLDIEENGAHRKIETDYFIPLFGLTPKLGPIADWGLEIEKNAIKVNNALDYQTNIPGIFAIGDVNTYPGKLKLILCGFHEATLMCQAAYAIINPGKKYVLKYTTVSGVDGFDGTRKEAPKAVVKAIV, encoded by the coding sequence ATGATTAAAACAGATATACTAATTATTGGAGCAGGACCAACAGGTTTATTTGCCGTTTTTGAGGCAGGATTACTAAAATTAAAATGCCACATTTTAGATGCACTGCCACAGGCAGGAGGACAACTTTCAGAATTGTATCCAAAAAAACCTATTTATGACATTCCCGGATTCCCGGAAGTATTAGCAGGGGATTTAATTGATAACCTACAGGAGCAAATTAAGCAGTTTGAGCCAGGTTATACTTTAGGAGAGCGTGCTGAGACCATCGAAAAACAAGAAGACGGAAGTTTTATCGTTACTTCAAACAAAGGAACCAGATTTCATGCGCCGGTAATTGCCATCGCAGGAGGATTAGGAAGTTTCGAGCCTCGTAAACCACTTATAGAAGATATCGAGTTTTATGAAGATAAAGGAGTAAAATACTTCATTAAAAATCCGGAAAAATTCAGAGATAAAAAAGTTGTCATTGCAGGAGGAGGAGATTCAGCATTAGACTGGAGTATTTTCTTGGCCAATGTAGCTTCAGAAGTAACTTTAATTCACCGTAGAAATGAATTTAGAGGAGCTTTAGATTCTGTAGAAAAAGTACAGGAATTAAAAACGGCAGGAAAAATTAAATTAATTACTCCGGCAGAAGTAATCGGAATCAATGGTGCGGAACATGTTGAATCTTTGGACATCGAAGAAAACGGAGCACACCGTAAAATTGAAACAGATTATTTTATTCCACTTTTCGGATTGACTCCAAAATTGGGACCAATCGCAGACTGGGGATTAGAAATTGAAAAAAATGCGATTAAAGTAAATAATGCATTAGATTACCAAACCAATATTCCCGGAATTTTCGCTATCGGAGACGTTAATACGTACCCGGGGAAATTAAAATTAATTCTTTGCGGATTCCACGAAGCGACTTTAATGTGTCAAGCGGCTTATGCAATCATTAATCCAGGTAAAAAATACGTTTTAAAATACACTACCGTTTCCGGTGTTGACGGTTTTGACGGAACTCGTAAAGAGGCCCCGAAAGCAGTTGTTAAGGCAATCGTGTAG
- the cobA gene encoding uroporphyrinogen-III C-methyltransferase: MLNTIKPKVTLVGAGPGDPDLLTLKAVKALAEANVVLYDALANEEILSHASKDAITIFVGKKMGNHAYTQDQINQLIVDNALTYGNVVRLKGGDPFVFGRGSEEIEFVESFGIPTFVVPGISSVVAVPASQGISITKRGVSESFWAITGTTSDRKLSSDVALAAQSSATVVILMGMHKLSQIIHLFQKEDKGNLPVAIIQNGTTADEKVGVGTVDSILNIVKEKGLSSPAIIVLGEVVRESNKLKGCYEEFLSKEIIM; encoded by the coding sequence ATGCTTAATACAATCAAACCCAAAGTAACTTTAGTAGGCGCCGGTCCCGGAGATCCGGATCTGCTTACGCTAAAAGCCGTTAAAGCACTTGCTGAAGCGAATGTGGTTTTGTATGATGCATTGGCAAACGAGGAAATTCTTTCTCACGCTTCAAAAGATGCGATTACGATTTTTGTCGGAAAAAAAATGGGGAACCATGCCTATACGCAGGATCAAATCAATCAGTTGATTGTAGATAATGCCTTAACGTATGGAAATGTAGTACGTCTGAAAGGTGGAGATCCCTTTGTCTTCGGACGCGGAAGTGAGGAAATTGAATTTGTAGAAAGTTTCGGAATCCCAACTTTTGTTGTTCCGGGAATCTCATCGGTAGTTGCGGTGCCTGCCAGTCAGGGAATTTCGATTACCAAAAGAGGTGTTTCAGAAAGTTTTTGGGCCATTACAGGAACAACATCAGACAGGAAATTATCTTCAGATGTAGCATTGGCGGCGCAATCTTCTGCAACCGTGGTAATTTTGATGGGAATGCATAAATTGTCTCAGATTATCCATTTGTTTCAAAAAGAAGATAAAGGAAATTTACCGGTTGCGATTATTCAAAACGGAACCACTGCCGACGAAAAAGTAGGCGTAGGAACGGTAGATTCTATTTTGAACATTGTAAAAGAAAAAGGATTAAGTTCGCCTGCCATTATCGTTCTCGGAGAAGTTGTCCGCGAAAGCAATAAACTAAAAGGATGCTACGAAGAATTTCTATCAAAAGAAATCATCATGTAG
- a CDS encoding phosphoadenylyl-sulfate reductase yields the protein MSTAIIASLEAKTKDFSLEETLAFLAEEYPEKVIFSTSFGQEDQVITDFIFKNDVAIKVFTLDTGRLFQETYDVFHRTLKKYKKQIEVYFPEAAAVENLLQTKGPNSFYDSVENRKECCFIRKVVPLRKALAGNSVWITGLRAEQSENRHDLNLFEYDGGFEIIKFNPLLKWTLEEVENHLKEFNVPQNALHKEGFVSIGCAPCTRAIFPGEDIRAGRWWWESSHKECGLHGAKKE from the coding sequence ATGAGCACAGCAATTATAGCGTCATTAGAAGCAAAAACAAAAGATTTTTCACTGGAAGAAACATTAGCTTTTCTGGCTGAGGAATATCCGGAGAAAGTTATTTTTTCAACTTCATTTGGACAGGAGGATCAAGTAATAACTGATTTTATCTTCAAAAATGATGTGGCAATCAAGGTGTTTACTTTAGATACCGGAAGATTGTTTCAGGAAACATACGATGTTTTTCACAGGACATTAAAAAAATACAAAAAACAGATCGAAGTTTATTTTCCGGAAGCAGCAGCAGTAGAAAATTTACTTCAGACAAAAGGACCAAACAGTTTTTATGATTCGGTTGAAAATAGAAAAGAATGCTGTTTTATTAGAAAAGTGGTTCCGTTGCGAAAAGCTTTAGCAGGAAATTCAGTTTGGATTACAGGTTTAAGAGCTGAGCAGTCAGAAAACAGACACGACTTAAATCTGTTTGAATACGATGGAGGTTTCGAAATTATAAAATTCAATCCCCTGTTAAAATGGACTTTAGAAGAAGTGGAGAATCATCTGAAAGAATTTAATGTCCCACAAAATGCCCTGCACAAAGAAGGTTTCGTAAGTATCGGATGCGCGCCTTGTACAAGAGCAATTTTTCCCGGAGAGGATATCAGAGCCGGAAGATGGTGGTGGGAATCAAGCCATAAAGAGTGTGGTTTGCATGGGGCTAAGAAAGAGTAA
- a CDS encoding homocysteine S-methyltransferase family protein, which produces MSTIQEAIKKNILILDGAMGTMLQRYNFSEEDFRGERFKDFPHPLKGNNDLLSITQPQAIRDVHAAYYEAGADIVETNTFSGTTIGMADYFLEDLVYELNYESAKIAREVADEFTAKNPDKPRFVAGSIGPTNRTASMSPDVNDPGYRAVTFDDLRIAYKEQVEALMDGGCDLLLVETIFDTLNAKAALFAIEEVKDERNIDIPIMVSGTITDASGRTLSGQTVEAFLISVSHIPLLSVGFNCALGADLLKPYLKTLSQHTQFNVSAHPNAGLPNAFGEYDETPEQTQALIKEYLDDNLINIIGGCCGTTPDHIRLIAEVAKGYKPRVAPVIA; this is translated from the coding sequence ATGTCAACAATACAAGAAGCAATAAAAAAAAATATCCTAATCCTTGACGGAGCAATGGGAACCATGTTACAACGCTATAATTTCTCGGAAGAAGATTTTCGCGGAGAGCGTTTCAAGGATTTTCCACATCCCTTAAAAGGAAACAACGACTTACTATCCATAACACAACCACAAGCAATTCGAGATGTTCACGCCGCTTATTATGAAGCAGGCGCGGACATCGTCGAGACAAACACTTTCTCGGGAACTACAATTGGTATGGCCGATTATTTTCTGGAGGATTTGGTTTACGAATTAAACTACGAATCAGCAAAAATTGCCAGAGAAGTAGCTGATGAATTTACCGCTAAAAATCCGGATAAACCTCGTTTTGTGGCCGGTTCGATCGGGCCAACAAACAGAACGGCAAGTATGTCACCTGATGTAAATGACCCGGGATACAGAGCCGTAACTTTTGATGATTTGCGAATAGCCTACAAAGAACAAGTAGAAGCCTTAATGGATGGTGGATGTGATTTGCTTTTAGTAGAAACGATTTTTGATACACTAAACGCAAAAGCAGCACTTTTTGCTATTGAAGAAGTAAAAGACGAACGCAATATTGATATTCCGATCATGGTTTCGGGGACGATTACAGATGCTTCAGGAAGAACACTTTCGGGACAAACTGTAGAAGCCTTTTTGATTTCAGTATCACATATACCGTTGTTAAGTGTAGGATTCAATTGCGCCTTAGGAGCCGATTTATTGAAACCGTATTTAAAAACATTATCACAACATACACAGTTTAATGTTTCAGCACATCCAAATGCTGGCTTGCCAAACGCATTTGGAGAATACGACGAAACACCGGAACAGACGCAAGCCTTAATCAAAGAATATTTAGACGATAATTTGATCAACATTATCGGTGGTTGTTGCGGAACAACTCCGGATCATATTCGATTGATTGCTGAGGTTGCGAAGGGGTATAAGCCGAGAGTAGCACCGGTTATTGCCTAA
- a CDS encoding precorrin-2 dehydrogenase/sirohydrochlorin ferrochelatase family protein, with the protein MEQNELYPIFLKLHNLNVLIVGGGNVGLEKLSFLLKSSPNANVEVVAKHFHLEIKVLAENHPSLKLTQAKFKKKMLKKRNMVIACTDDLKVNKRIYDLSRKRYLICNIADTPDLCDYYLGGIVTKGNVKIAISTNGKSPTTAKRLRELFEEVIPDDINKMVENLNEYRKTLKGNFEDKVKKMNEITASLKNKE; encoded by the coding sequence ATGGAACAAAACGAATTATATCCAATATTTTTAAAATTACACAATCTGAATGTTCTTATTGTGGGCGGTGGAAATGTTGGACTGGAAAAGCTTTCTTTTTTATTGAAATCGAGTCCAAATGCCAATGTTGAGGTGGTGGCAAAACACTTTCATCTTGAGATTAAAGTTTTGGCAGAAAATCATCCTTCGCTTAAGTTGACCCAGGCGAAGTTCAAAAAAAAGATGCTCAAAAAACGCAATATGGTGATCGCCTGTACTGATGATTTAAAAGTCAATAAAAGAATATATGATTTATCCAGAAAGCGCTATTTGATTTGCAATATTGCCGATACTCCGGATTTGTGTGATTATTATTTAGGCGGAATCGTAACCAAAGGAAATGTAAAAATTGCCATTTCGACCAACGGAAAGTCTCCTACCACAGCCAAAAGGCTAAGAGAGCTTTTTGAAGAAGTGATTCCGGACGATATCAATAAGATGGTTGAAAACCTAAATGAATACAGGAAAACGCTGAAAGGCAACTTTGAAGATAAAGTTAAAAAGATGAACGAGATTACCGCTTCATTAAAAAATAAAGAGTAA
- a CDS encoding sulfate adenylyltransferase subunit 1, whose product MDVLKIATAGSVDDGKSTLIGRLLYDTKSLTTDKIEAIEKSSKQKGYDYLDFSLATDGLVAEREQGITIDVAHIYFSTAKKSYIIADTPGHVEYTRNMVTGASTSQVSIILIDARKGVIEQTYRHFFINNLLRVKEVIVAINKMDLVDYSEEVFNKIKTDFQALNAKSTFKEQNVSYIPLSAINGGNVVDKSENMTWYDGQTVLEHLEGLHSHDVYEAGKARFPVQTVIRPKTEEYHDFRGYAGKLYGNSIKVGDAVTVLPSLTESKVSKIHFFDKQFDEAVAGSSVTIELENDINVTRGDMIVKSSELPKIEKDINTTVCWMDSKKLVPGTKYIVQHNTNRVLAKVESIKNTIATDYSGTTPATQLAINEIGEVSIKLSKPLYFDAYNDNKSNGAFILIDTATNTTAGVGFIR is encoded by the coding sequence ATGGACGTTTTAAAAATAGCAACAGCAGGAAGTGTAGATGACGGGAAAAGTACTTTAATCGGAAGGTTATTGTATGATACAAAATCATTGACAACAGATAAAATCGAAGCAATCGAAAAAAGCAGTAAACAAAAAGGATACGATTATCTTGATTTTTCGTTAGCAACAGATGGTTTGGTGGCAGAAAGAGAGCAGGGAATCACGATTGATGTAGCACATATTTATTTTTCGACTGCTAAGAAAAGTTACATTATTGCCGACACTCCGGGGCACGTAGAATATACCAGAAACATGGTTACGGGAGCTTCGACTTCACAAGTTTCGATCATTTTAATTGATGCCAGAAAAGGTGTTATTGAGCAAACATACCGTCACTTTTTTATCAATAATTTATTGCGTGTAAAAGAGGTAATCGTAGCCATCAACAAAATGGATTTAGTGGATTATTCGGAAGAAGTTTTCAATAAAATCAAAACCGATTTTCAAGCTTTAAATGCTAAAAGTACTTTCAAAGAACAAAATGTAAGTTATATTCCATTAAGTGCAATCAATGGCGGAAACGTAGTCGATAAATCAGAAAATATGACTTGGTACGACGGACAAACGGTTTTGGAGCATTTAGAAGGTTTGCATTCTCATGATGTTTACGAAGCTGGAAAAGCACGTTTTCCGGTTCAGACTGTGATTCGTCCTAAAACAGAAGAGTACCACGATTTTAGAGGTTATGCCGGAAAATTATACGGAAACTCAATTAAAGTTGGGGATGCAGTAACTGTTTTACCTTCATTAACAGAATCAAAAGTGAGCAAAATTCACTTTTTCGATAAACAATTTGACGAAGCCGTTGCAGGTTCTTCGGTTACAATCGAATTAGAAAATGATATCAATGTGACAAGAGGTGATATGATTGTAAAATCATCAGAACTTCCAAAAATTGAAAAAGACATCAACACAACCGTTTGTTGGATGGACAGTAAAAAACTGGTTCCGGGAACAAAATACATTGTGCAACACAACACAAACCGTGTTCTGGCAAAGGTAGAAAGTATCAAAAATACAATCGCAACCGATTATTCAGGAACCACTCCGGCTACACAGTTAGCGATAAATGAAATTGGAGAAGTAAGCATTAAATTAAGCAAGCCTTTATATTTTGATGCTTATAACGATAATAAATCAAACGGTGCTTTTATCTTAATTGATACCGCAACCAACACAACTGCAGGAGTAGGATTTATTCGATAG
- the cysD gene encoding sulfate adenylyltransferase subunit CysD, whose amino-acid sequence MSSVLKTNALESEAIYIFREVISQFDKPVLLFSGGKDSITLVRLAQKAFFPAKIPFPLLHVDTGHNFPETIAFRDKLVEELGLELIVRNVQDAIDEGKVVEETGKYSSRNSLQTTTLLDAIEEFKFDACIGGARRDEEKARAKERIFSVRDDFGQWDEKNQRPELFDILNGKIENGQNVRVFPISNWTELDVWSYIEKEHIEIPSIYFSHKRKVFLRDGLIWSHSPFVYQEEDEQIEERIVRFRTVGDMSCTAAVESYAETIEQVVGEIRTSTISERGARIDDKRSEAAMEKRKQQGYF is encoded by the coding sequence ATGAGTTCAGTATTAAAAACAAACGCTTTAGAGAGCGAAGCAATATACATTTTCAGAGAAGTAATTTCACAGTTTGACAAACCGGTTTTGCTTTTTTCTGGAGGAAAAGATTCTATAACCTTAGTACGTTTAGCGCAAAAGGCATTTTTCCCTGCAAAAATTCCGTTTCCTCTTTTGCATGTTGATACAGGACACAATTTTCCTGAAACAATTGCTTTCAGAGATAAATTGGTTGAAGAATTAGGATTAGAATTAATTGTTCGTAATGTTCAGGATGCTATTGACGAAGGAAAAGTAGTAGAAGAAACCGGAAAATATTCCAGTAGAAACAGCTTGCAGACTACGACACTTTTAGATGCAATCGAAGAATTTAAGTTTGATGCTTGTATTGGTGGAGCACGTCGTGATGAGGAAAAAGCAAGAGCAAAAGAACGTATTTTTTCGGTACGTGATGATTTCGGTCAATGGGACGAGAAGAATCAACGTCCTGAATTATTTGATATTTTGAATGGAAAAATAGAAAATGGTCAAAACGTTCGCGTTTTCCCAATTTCAAACTGGACGGAATTAGATGTTTGGAGTTATATCGAGAAAGAACACATCGAGATCCCATCAATCTATTTCTCACATAAAAGAAAGGTTTTTTTGAGAGACGGTTTGATCTGGTCACATTCTCCTTTTGTGTACCAGGAAGAAGACGAACAAATCGAAGAACGAATTGTTCGTTTTAGAACCGTTGGAGATATGAGTTGTACTGCTGCTGTTGAATCTTATGCAGAGACCATTGAGCAAGTAGTGGGAGAAATCAGAACTTCTACTATTTCTGAAAGAGGCGCCAGAATCGATGACAAACGTTCTGAAGCGGCAATGGAGAAAAGAAAACAACAAGGATACTTTTAA
- a CDS encoding HEPN domain-containing protein: MESFRTEIENPIVQKEIIDLEKKIHLFRGGKIDDERFRSLRLARGIYGQRQEGVQMIRIKLPYGKVTSEQLVRITKVSDEYSTGRLHITTRQDIQIHYVSLDRTPELWANLAKDDITLREACGNTVRNITGSELAGVDVNEPFDVSPYAHALFQYLLRNPIGQEMGRKFKISFSSSDEDTALSYLHDLGFIPKIVDGQRGFKIVFGGGLGSQPAHAELLSDFVPANQIIPTAEGIIRIFDRYGERAKRMKARMKFLIKEMGRDVFLDLVEKEKKALAFQTYEIDTTAFDGPIPEPLLEVPQVAIEDTAAYELWKESNVIAQKQKGYYSIGIKVLLGDFYTDKARLLADLIKNYAANELRFSLRQNIVLRHIKEENLPFFYQELAKLDFVHLGYNSTADITACPGTDTCNLGIASSTGIAEELERVINAEYPQYRNNREIEIKISGCMNACGQHNMSAIGFQGMSINSGKLVAPALQVLLGGGRLGNGEGRFADKVIKIPSRRGPDALRTILNDFDTHANGQKFLNYYDEKGEKYFYEILKPLADVTNLTEGDFVDWGNADNYVKAVGVGECAGVVIDLVATLLLEAKDKLTFAQESFDEGKWSDAIYHAYAGFVNGAKALLLSENEKTNNHAGIVDLFDNVFVVTAKIKLATTFKELVYQINQTEPSEAFAKQYIQEGIAFFDTIEKYRAQELENA; encoded by the coding sequence ATGGAAAGTTTTAGAACAGAAATAGAAAATCCGATAGTTCAGAAAGAAATTATCGATCTTGAAAAAAAGATTCACTTATTCCGTGGAGGAAAAATTGATGATGAGCGTTTTCGTAGTCTTCGTTTAGCACGAGGAATTTACGGGCAACGTCAGGAAGGCGTTCAAATGATTCGTATTAAATTGCCTTATGGTAAAGTAACGAGCGAACAGTTGGTACGTATTACGAAAGTTTCAGATGAATATTCTACAGGTCGTTTGCATATTACAACGCGTCAGGACATTCAGATTCACTATGTAAGTCTGGACCGAACTCCGGAACTTTGGGCCAATCTGGCTAAAGATGATATTACGTTGCGTGAAGCTTGTGGTAATACCGTTAGAAATATTACAGGAAGCGAATTAGCAGGTGTAGATGTAAACGAACCATTTGATGTTTCGCCTTATGCACACGCTTTATTTCAATACCTGTTAAGAAATCCTATTGGTCAGGAAATGGGACGTAAATTTAAAATTTCGTTCTCTTCTTCTGACGAAGATACGGCTTTGAGTTACCTGCATGATTTAGGATTTATTCCAAAAATCGTTGACGGACAACGCGGTTTTAAAATCGTTTTTGGTGGTGGATTAGGTTCACAGCCAGCTCACGCTGAATTGCTTTCAGATTTTGTACCGGCAAACCAAATCATCCCAACAGCAGAAGGGATCATTCGTATTTTTGACCGATACGGAGAACGTGCCAAAAGAATGAAAGCACGTATGAAGTTTTTGATCAAAGAAATGGGTAGAGATGTCTTTTTGGATTTAGTCGAAAAAGAGAAAAAAGCACTTGCTTTTCAAACCTATGAAATTGATACTACTGCTTTTGATGGTCCAATTCCAGAACCTTTGTTAGAAGTTCCGCAAGTTGCTATTGAAGATACGGCTGCTTATGAATTGTGGAAAGAATCAAATGTAATTGCACAAAAACAAAAAGGATATTATTCGATTGGAATCAAAGTTTTATTAGGTGATTTTTACACAGATAAAGCAAGATTACTAGCCGATTTAATTAAAAATTATGCAGCAAATGAATTGCGATTTTCATTACGCCAAAATATAGTACTTCGCCATATAAAAGAAGAGAATTTACCTTTCTTTTATCAGGAATTAGCCAAATTGGACTTTGTTCATTTAGGCTATAATTCTACGGCGGATATTACTGCGTGTCCAGGTACTGACACTTGTAATTTGGGGATTGCGAGCAGTACCGGGATAGCAGAAGAATTAGAAAGAGTGATTAATGCAGAATATCCACAATACAGAAACAACCGCGAAATTGAAATAAAAATCAGTGGTTGTATGAATGCTTGTGGACAACATAATATGTCAGCCATTGGTTTTCAGGGAATGTCGATAAACTCCGGTAAATTGGTAGCGCCGGCCTTACAGGTTTTATTAGGCGGCGGAAGATTAGGAAATGGAGAAGGACGTTTTGCTGATAAAGTAATCAAAATTCCAAGCCGCAGAGGACCAGATGCCTTGCGTACTATTTTAAACGATTTTGATACCCATGCAAACGGACAGAAATTTCTAAATTATTACGATGAAAAAGGAGAAAAATACTTCTACGAAATATTAAAACCTTTAGCAGATGTAACCAATTTAACAGAAGGTGATTTTGTAGATTGGGGTAATGCAGATAATTATGTAAAAGCAGTTGGAGTTGGAGAATGTGCCGGTGTTGTGATAGATTTGGTTGCTACTTTGTTATTAGAAGCAAAAGACAAATTAACATTCGCACAAGAATCATTCGACGAAGGAAAATGGTCTGATGCTATTTATCATGCTTATGCAGGATTTGTAAATGGGGCAAAAGCCTTATTGCTTTCCGAAAATGAAAAAACAAACAATCACGCAGGAATTGTTGATTTGTTTGACAATGTATTTGTTGTAACGGCTAAAATTAAATTGGCAACAACATTCAAAGAATTAGTATATCAAATCAATCAGACAGAGCCTTCAGAAGCTTTTGCAAAACAATACATTCAGGAAGGAATTGCTTTTTTTGATACCATAGAAAAATATAGAGCTCAAGAATTAGAAAATGCTTAA
- a CDS encoding sulfite exporter TauE/SafE family protein, producing the protein MEKGIEVRTVALKAEVSLKERLWVLVPVVLLVGLLLTLGYNHYAEFSWNGFVEGLNQELLVFFLIGVFAQLVDGTLGMGYGATSTSFLLAYGVPPVISSTGVHVAEMFTTGASAISHHRFGNINKKLVKNLLIPGVLGSAIGAYLLSDVIDGEVIKPFIAVYMIVLAIIIIRKALLKNIIKKKTKKLGFLATFGGFMDAVGGGGWGPIVTSTLLGRGRNPRYTIGSVNAAEFAVSFASGITFMLFGGIHGWQVIIGLILGGVISAPLAAYLVNKIKRKPMMIAVGILIILLSLKTLSKLL; encoded by the coding sequence ATGGAAAAAGGAATAGAAGTACGTACAGTTGCATTAAAAGCCGAAGTGTCTTTAAAAGAAAGATTATGGGTGCTTGTACCGGTTGTATTGTTAGTAGGTCTGCTGCTAACACTTGGTTACAATCACTATGCTGAGTTTTCCTGGAATGGATTTGTAGAAGGTCTTAATCAGGAGCTTTTAGTTTTTTTTCTAATTGGTGTTTTTGCCCAATTGGTAGACGGAACTTTAGGAATGGGATACGGAGCGACTTCCACTTCTTTTTTATTAGCCTACGGAGTGCCACCGGTAATTAGTAGTACAGGAGTTCATGTTGCCGAAATGTTTACAACAGGAGCATCAGCTATTTCGCATCACCGTTTTGGGAACATTAATAAAAAACTGGTAAAGAATTTATTGATTCCGGGTGTTTTGGGTTCAGCTATAGGAGCATATTTATTGTCAGATGTAATTGACGGAGAAGTTATAAAACCATTTATCGCCGTTTACATGATCGTTTTGGCAATAATTATTATTAGAAAAGCATTGTTGAAAAACATCATTAAAAAGAAAACTAAAAAATTAGGTTTTTTGGCCACTTTTGGAGGATTCATGGATGCAGTAGGTGGCGGAGGCTGGGGACCAATTGTAACTTCTACCTTATTAGGAAGAGGGAGAAACCCGAGATACACGATTGGATCTGTAAATGCTGCCGAATTTGCGGTTTCATTTGCAAGTGGTATTACTTTTATGCTTTTTGGAGGAATCCACGGATGGCAGGTTATTATAGGACTAATTTTAGGAGGGGTAATTTCTGCTCCATTAGCGGCTTATTTGGTCAATAAAATTAAAAGAAAACCAATGATGATCGCAGTGGGAATACTAATCATTTTATTGAGTTTAAAAACATTGTCTAAATTATTGTAA